In one Pseudomonas purpurea genomic region, the following are encoded:
- a CDS encoding DUF3077 domain-containing protein, protein MTKTDKSAPSDLKTIGFTPLIYCSDQALFNVRAGVPIVEALSQASDLLFLARSFAQDAAFAKGTDRHAWAAHYLTAMSKAVIDDVVKVLTPRPARTKTKSEDPRPESN, encoded by the coding sequence ATGACCAAAACAGATAAGTCCGCACCTTCAGACCTGAAAACCATCGGCTTCACCCCACTCATCTACTGCTCTGACCAAGCGTTATTCAACGTCCGCGCCGGCGTCCCCATCGTCGAAGCATTGTCACAGGCCTCCGATCTGCTGTTCCTTGCCAGATCATTTGCTCAGGATGCCGCCTTCGCAAAAGGCACCGACCGCCACGCCTGGGCCGCGCATTATCTGACGGCAATGAGCAAGGCAGTGATTGATGATGTGGTAAAGGTCCTGACCCCGCGACCCGCCCGGACAAAGACCAAATCTGAAGATCCACGGCCTGAAAGCAACTAA